One window from the genome of Rariglobus hedericola encodes:
- a CDS encoding DUF456 domain-containing protein: MYPFAQLRCLRSTMEIYLVWTLTIVLTVIGLAGVVLPLLPGTTLILIAMVAHKLLLPGDVSWVIIGWIAGVWLLSVIVDFAGVLLGTRLFGGGKWGMIGAGGGAMIGMFFSLPMLILGTVIGAVAAEKLIAEKSNRASLLAGAGAAVGFLISTIGRLICAVVMIAIFLLGVWHAYEATSHTPTF; the protein is encoded by the coding sequence ATGTATCCCTTCGCGCAACTCCGCTGTCTTCGGAGCACGATGGAAATCTACCTGGTTTGGACCCTCACGATTGTGCTCACCGTCATCGGCCTCGCCGGCGTGGTGCTGCCTTTGCTCCCGGGAACCACGCTGATCCTGATCGCGATGGTCGCACACAAGCTCCTCCTCCCGGGCGATGTCTCGTGGGTGATCATCGGCTGGATCGCCGGCGTGTGGCTGCTCTCCGTGATCGTGGATTTTGCCGGTGTGCTACTCGGCACCCGGCTTTTTGGCGGTGGCAAATGGGGTATGATCGGTGCCGGCGGCGGTGCGATGATCGGCATGTTTTTCTCCCTGCCCATGCTGATCCTCGGAACCGTGATAGGCGCGGTGGCCGCGGAAAAACTCATCGCCGAAAAATCCAACCGCGCCTCGCTACTCGCCGGTGCGGGCGCTGCCGTCGGCTTTTTAATCTCAACCATCGGCCGCCTCATTTGCGCGGTGGTGATGATCGCGATTTTCCTACTCGGCGTGTGGCACGCCTACGAAGCCACCAGCCACACTCCCACGTTCTAA